GGCCTCGCGCGTCAGCGCCCAGTTGCGCGAGCACGCCACCAGCCCGCCCTCCAGCGGCCGGAAGAAGGTCGCCGAGGTCCCATCCAGCTTCGTCGTCACGTAGAAGTCGTGGCCGCGCAGCTCGTCCAGCACGCCCAGCGCGGACTGGAGGCGGATTTCATCCGTCCTGGGTACCTGGCCCGGGAAGGGCCCGGAGACCTCCCGCGTGTCGGTCACCACGGGCTCGTACTTCACCACCCCGAGCACGTCCCGCACGTCGGTGCCCTGCGGCGGCACCTCGCCGGGGAGGATGGAGACGGGCAGGGCGAGCCCCTGCGACAACACGCCCCTCAGCCGGGCCGTCTTCACCCGGAAGCCACGCGGCCGCATGAACTCCGCCCAGGGGGCGCTCTCGGGCAGCAGGCTGTCGAGCTCGAAGAAGACGCAGGGGTCGCCCGGGGAGAACTCGCCCTTCTTGACGACGACGTCCCAGCCCATCACCCGCGCCTTGAGGATGTTGTCGGCTCCCGCGATGGGCTCGAGGTGATCGACGCGCTGCACGGACACGAGCTTTCTCTCCATGACGGTGTCTCCGGGGTGGGGCGGGCGGAGTGCGCGTCCCGGGGGCCCGGACGCGGGGCCGGCGTGCTTCCTGACCGGCCCGCGTCCGGGGGCTTCAGGGGACCTGGCCCAGCACGGCGTCGAGGGCCCGGTTGAAGCCCTGGGGGTCGTCCATCATGAGCCAGTGCGAGACGTCGGGCAGGGTGGTGGTGGTCACCCCGGGGATGCTGCGCGAGGCGGCGAAGGGGTTCTCCTCCGCGGCCCCCTGGGCCTCGATGGCGAAGCGCGGCCCGGTATAGCGGTCCAGCCCCGGGCGCGGCATGAACGCACCCATGGAGCGGCGCAGGGCGGTGATGGTGGTGGGGTCGGCTCGGCCGACCGCGGTCAGGACGTGCTCGCGCGTCCCGGGCCGGGCCTTGGGGCCGAGCATCTGCGCGAACTCCTCCTGGACCTGGGCGGGCCCGTAGTTCTCCGGGGGCTTGTTGAACCAGTCCTTCATCTCCTGGGGGGCCTGACTCACGTCACCCACCGCGTCGACGTAGAGGAGCGCGGCCAGCTTCTCCGGGTGGCGCGCGGCGTAGGCGGAGATGACATTGCCGGACATGCTGTGGCCCACCAGCACGAAGCGCTCGAGGCCCAGCGCGCTCACCACGCGGTCCAGGTCCTCCGCGAGGGCCTCGATGGTGTAGACGCCGTCGCTCGCGGGTTGCGAGCCGCCATGACCGCGCTGGTCATGGGCCACGGCCCGGCGTGAGGCCCGGACGTGGTCGAGCTGCGCACGCCAGACCTCCAGGTCCGCGCCGAGCCCATGGACGAAGACCACCGGCGTGCCGCCGTGCCCTCCATCGGAGACGCGGAGCTTGCCGGCTCCGCCCTCGACGAAGGTGAGGGTTTCCTGGCCGGATGGCGTGGCCGGGCGCGTCGTGGCGCATCCGAGCCAGGTGAGAACGAACAGACCGAGAGTCCAGCGTGGCATGGCGCTCCTCCTGAAGTGGGGCGCCAACATACCGGGGGGCGGTGACTCCCAGGCGTACGGCCCGCGTGGAAGGGCTCAGAAGTGGAATGGCTCAGAAGGTGATGTGGAAGGTGGAGGCGCCCATGGAGTTTCATGCGTCTTCATCAAGAAAGATTGAGGCTCGGGGGGACACACGTCCCGAGCCAGGAGCGAGAGAGGTGACCGTGAACAGCCAGGAACTCCGCCGTGCCGCCGATGTCCTCCGCTCCGCCGAGGCCCTCATCATCGGAGCGGGTGCCGGGATGGGAGTGGACTCGGGCCTGCCCGACTTCCGCGGCACCGAGGGCTTCTGGCGCGCCTACCCGGCCTACGCGAAGCTCGGGCTCGACTTCGCGTCCATGGC
The sequence above is drawn from the Archangium gephyra genome and encodes:
- a CDS encoding RNA ligase family protein, whose protein sequence is MERKLVSVQRVDHLEPIAGADNILKARVMGWDVVVKKGEFSPGDPCVFFELDSLLPESAPWAEFMRPRGFRVKTARLRGVLSQGLALPVSILPGEVPPQGTDVRDVLGVVKYEPVVTDTREVSGPFPGQVPRTDEIRLQSALGVLDELRGHDFYVTTKLDGTSATFFRPLEGGLVACSRNWALTREASHPAWRMAERYKLDTVLPPGFAVQGEVCGPGIQKNRLGLAEVDLFIFSVHDTRSGRVLGHAELVAFCAEHGLRTVPVEHVVTGEAARTFEHGLEHYLKLAQGFYPGTRNRKEGIVVRPLAERHSPTLGGGRLSFKVINNDFLLKDED
- a CDS encoding alpha/beta fold hydrolase — its product is MPRWTLGLFVLTWLGCATTRPATPSGQETLTFVEGGAGKLRVSDGGHGGTPVVFVHGLGADLEVWRAQLDHVRASRRAVAHDQRGHGGSQPASDGVYTIEALAEDLDRVVSALGLERFVLVGHSMSGNVISAYAARHPEKLAALLYVDAVGDVSQAPQEMKDWFNKPPENYGPAQVQEEFAQMLGPKARPGTREHVLTAVGRADPTTITALRRSMGAFMPRPGLDRYTGPRFAIEAQGAAEENPFAASRSIPGVTTTTLPDVSHWLMMDDPQGFNRALDAVLGQVP